Proteins from one Methanobacteriales archaeon HGW-Methanobacteriales-1 genomic window:
- a CDS encoding sporulation protein: MEDENPIKTTVEELRKLLEIKNFVGEAITTEDKLLIPVMKMGMAFGTGMGAGKGPDGSSGGKGSGAGAIAGVEPVSMVVVTKGVNGPEGIRVLNLTSGSQLSKAIGEVGTVLTDVMKEGQSYMKKKQEEKETPKTTKETPKKAKIKVKAEKE, from the coding sequence ATGGAAGATGAAAATCCTATAAAAACTACGGTCGAGGAATTGAGGAAATTACTGGAAATTAAGAACTTTGTTGGTGAAGCTATAACCACTGAGGATAAGCTTTTAATTCCTGTAATGAAAATGGGAATGGCATTTGGAACTGGTATGGGTGCTGGTAAAGGTCCTGATGGTAGTAGTGGTGGAAAAGGATCTGGGGCTGGCGCAATTGCTGGTGTAGAGCCCGTTTCCATGGTAGTGGTTACTAAAGGTGTAAATGGTCCTGAAGGTATAAGAGTACTTAACTTAACTTCTGGAAGCCAATTAAGTAAAGCAATAGGTGAAGTGGGAACTGTACTTACTGATGTAATGAAAGAAGGTCAATCTTACATGAAAAAGAAACAGGAAGAAAAAGAAACGCCGAAAACAACTAAAGAAACACCAAAAAAAGCAAAAATCAAAGTGAAAGCTGAGAAAGAATAG
- a CDS encoding MBL fold metallo-hydrolase: MKIIPLAFESLGVRSMCTFVQTDHGILIDPGTSVAPKRFKLPPSLEEITALKESRKKIIEYSKKSSIITISHYHHDHFTPFESNEFLESSSKIAYEIYSGKKIFLKNPDSNINKNQSSRAKKLLKNLKNVDNIEITYSDNQEFQVGATKIKFSPALHHGSDYSHLGYIVAVSITFSGEKLLHASDVQGPISDMALEYILNENPDRIILSGPPLYLLGYALSHEDITKARANLEKICQKIPHVVVDHHLLRNQKGLEFINDINEMENVDVMPASCILQKKPLLLESERKTLYKPLKTESSLDKYLK, translated from the coding sequence ATGAAAATAATTCCACTGGCATTTGAAAGCCTGGGAGTCCGTTCCATGTGTACCTTTGTTCAGACGGATCATGGCATACTTATTGATCCCGGCACATCGGTCGCTCCCAAAAGATTCAAACTTCCTCCTTCCCTAGAAGAAATAACTGCCTTAAAGGAAAGTAGAAAGAAAATTATAGAATATTCAAAAAAATCCAGTATAATTACCATTAGTCATTATCATCATGACCATTTCACCCCATTTGAAAGCAATGAATTTCTTGAATCCTCTTCAAAAATAGCCTATGAAATATATTCTGGAAAAAAAATATTTTTAAAAAATCCAGATTCCAATATAAATAAAAATCAATCCTCAAGGGCTAAAAAACTTCTTAAAAATCTTAAAAATGTTGATAATATTGAAATAACTTATTCTGATAATCAGGAGTTTCAAGTAGGAGCAACCAAAATCAAATTTTCTCCTGCGTTGCACCATGGAAGCGATTACAGTCATTTAGGTTACATTGTGGCAGTTTCCATTACTTTTAGTGGTGAAAAACTTTTGCATGCTTCTGATGTCCAGGGGCCTATATCAGATATGGCATTAGAATATATTTTAAATGAAAATCCGGATAGGATAATTTTAAGTGGTCCGCCGCTCTATCTTTTAGGATACGCCTTATCTCATGAGGATATTACAAAAGCACGGGCTAATTTAGAGAAAATTTGTCAAAAAATCCCCCATGTAGTGGTTGATCATCATTTGCTACGAAACCAAAAGGGTTTGGAGTTTATAAATGATATCAATGAAATGGAAAATGTGGATGTGATGCCAGCATCATGTATTCTTCAAAAAAAGCCATTGCTTCTTGAATCAGAGAGAAAAACATTATATAAACCATTAAAAACTGAATCAAGCTTAGATAAATATTTAAAATAA
- a CDS encoding AsnC family transcriptional regulator, with translation MEIKIDPELVKIDEIDKEIINLLNEDGRMSYRKISRDLGISVGTVHNRVDKLMKTGVIRKFVPLIDHSCLGYKLTAIIGVRVKGGFLKNWETQTAYNKNVLGVYDVTGEFDAILIAKFKDTTELDLFIKELLKEPNVQRTYTQTVLNVVTEDMGSSKIL, from the coding sequence ATGGAAATAAAAATTGATCCTGAGCTAGTGAAAATAGACGAAATAGACAAAGAAATAATTAATCTGCTTAATGAAGACGGTCGAATGTCTTACCGGAAAATATCTCGGGATTTGGGAATATCCGTGGGAACCGTGCATAACCGAGTGGATAAATTAATGAAAACAGGAGTTATCAGGAAATTTGTGCCACTGATTGACCATTCCTGCTTAGGATACAAATTAACAGCCATCATAGGCGTCAGAGTTAAAGGCGGATTTTTAAAAAACTGGGAAACCCAGACCGCTTATAATAAAAACGTTCTTGGAGTTTATGATGTTACTGGAGAATTTGATGCCATATTAATAGCAAAATTTAAAGATACTACTGAATTAGATCTGTTCATTAAAGAATTACTAAAAGAACCAAATGTGCAGAGGACTTACACTCAAACAGTATTAAATGTAGTTACTGAAGATATGGGCTCATCAAAGATCCTTTAG
- a CDS encoding tRNA (guanine(10)-N(2))-dimethyltransferase: MNNKHLQEGLVKIIVPEFDKVSAKAPVFYNSAMELNRDLSVLALQKFQIELGEDITVCDAFGGSGIRGIRYSKEISGVSRVVVNDISSLAIKFTEENASLNEIENLEISQTDANMVLRERRGEFDVVDIDPFGTPSYFIDSVANSLKSDSLLCITATDTSALCGTYKEPCIRKYNAVPLKTEYCHENGIRILAGFVAMTFAKYKKSVVIKFSHSSEHYMRIYFQIQKGAKEADESLKNMGFIIHCRKCLFRQTINGLAPHIPDKCPECGEKTRVGGPLWLGAIQDSDFLEGMINLSEEKELNKEKQVLKLLNRCLEESEMPATYYDLHVVCKKLKISSPSILDVMEMLENEGFLVSRTHYRPTGIKTDAPLTKIEEIIEKLNPD, from the coding sequence ATGAACAATAAACACCTTCAAGAGGGATTAGTAAAGATAATAGTTCCCGAATTTGATAAAGTATCTGCTAAGGCCCCTGTATTTTACAATTCCGCCATGGAACTCAATAGGGATCTTTCAGTTTTAGCTTTACAAAAATTCCAAATAGAATTAGGAGAAGACATAACTGTCTGCGATGCATTTGGTGGGAGTGGAATTAGGGGAATAAGGTACTCTAAGGAAATTTCTGGAGTTTCCAGAGTGGTGGTCAATGACATTAGCTCCTTGGCCATTAAGTTCACAGAGGAAAATGCCAGTTTAAATGAAATTGAAAACCTTGAAATTTCACAAACTGATGCTAATATGGTTTTAAGAGAAAGAAGAGGAGAATTTGATGTAGTGGACATCGATCCATTTGGTACTCCATCATATTTCATTGATTCTGTGGCCAATTCTTTAAAATCCGACAGTTTATTATGTATAACTGCTACAGACACTTCTGCTCTTTGCGGCACTTATAAAGAACCCTGTATTCGTAAATATAATGCGGTTCCCCTGAAAACAGAATACTGTCACGAAAATGGAATAAGAATACTGGCCGGTTTTGTGGCCATGACCTTTGCTAAGTATAAAAAAAGCGTAGTAATCAAATTTTCTCACAGCAGCGAACATTACATGCGAATTTATTTCCAAATTCAAAAAGGAGCTAAAGAAGCAGATGAATCACTTAAAAATATGGGATTCATTATTCATTGCAGAAAATGTTTGTTTAGGCAAACTATAAACGGTCTGGCCCCCCATATTCCAGATAAATGCCCAGAATGTGGTGAAAAAACTAGGGTAGGTGGGCCTCTTTGGTTAGGTGCTATACAGGATTCTGATTTTTTAGAAGGAATGATTAATTTATCTGAAGAAAAAGAACTTAATAAAGAAAAACAAGTTTTAAAACTATTAAATAGGTGTTTAGAAGAGTCTGAAATGCCAGCCACATATTATGACTTGCATGTGGTCTGTAAAAAGTTGAAAATAAGTTCTCCTTCAATTTTAGATGTTATGGAAATGCTTGAAAATGAAGGATTTTTGGTTTCCAGAACCCATTATAGGCCTACTGGAATTAAAACTGATGCTCCTTTAACTAAAATTGAAGAAATAATAGAAAAATTGAATCCCGACTAG
- a CDS encoding CPBP family intramembrane metalloprotease, whose product MSDFISNIPFLNNAKSGKNSIWRYLITMFLSLFVASLVAGVLLGALIVIWAIFNQTALHQNFDMGIIYQLLQNPIFLIFLVGLSFSLSFFFLGLSLKVLHKKKFISVINTGNKVRWSRIGKGAIYWFVILAALDLISYIIDPGSFKISFNLQNNFWILALLALIAFPIQASFEEVFFRGYLMQGISLVFKKPWVVLLVTSLIFSLLHWWNGSTIVLSLSIVSGTFIIGLMLGIIALADNGIEMAIGVHIINNIYVSVIHSSPDGGLGNLPSLVVSPSDPYAAPLFLILAAVVLIYLLFRNRKEDVLRIFKG is encoded by the coding sequence ATGTCTGATTTTATTTCCAATATCCCCTTTTTGAATAATGCTAAATCTGGTAAAAATAGTATCTGGCGATACTTAATAACTATGTTTCTATCTTTATTTGTGGCTAGCCTCGTAGCAGGGGTTTTATTAGGTGCATTAATTGTCATATGGGCTATTTTCAATCAGACAGCACTTCATCAGAATTTTGATATGGGTATTATTTACCAACTACTGCAAAACCCCATATTTTTAATATTTTTAGTTGGATTAAGCTTTTCACTATCTTTCTTTTTTTTAGGCCTATCTTTAAAAGTTTTACACAAAAAAAAGTTCATTTCTGTTATTAACACGGGAAATAAAGTACGTTGGAGTAGAATAGGAAAAGGTGCTATTTACTGGTTTGTTATACTCGCAGCATTGGATTTAATATCATATATAATTGATCCCGGAAGCTTCAAAATATCTTTTAATCTCCAAAATAATTTTTGGATTCTTGCATTGCTGGCTCTAATTGCTTTTCCTATACAGGCCTCTTTTGAAGAAGTATTTTTTAGAGGATATTTAATGCAAGGAATTAGTTTAGTATTTAAAAAGCCATGGGTTGTTCTTTTAGTAACTTCCCTGATTTTTTCCCTATTGCACTGGTGGAATGGTAGTACAATAGTTCTCAGTCTTTCTATTGTTTCTGGGACGTTTATTATAGGATTGATGCTAGGAATCATTGCCTTGGCCGATAATGGTATTGAAATGGCCATTGGGGTACATATAATAAACAATATTTATGTCAGTGTAATTCACAGCTCTCCTGACGGCGGATTGGGAAATTTGCCTTCATTGGTTGTTAGTCCATCTGATCCATATGCTGCTCCATTGTTTTTGATCTTGGCGGCAGTAGTTTTAATATATTTATTATTTAGAAATAGAAAAGAGGACGTTTTAAGAATTTTTAAAGGATAA
- a CDS encoding aminotransferase DegT encodes MIPIANPIIEDEEIQEVVKVLKSGFIAQGPKVAEFEEKFANYVGTEYAVAVSSGTTALHLALLAAGVGEGDEVITTPFSFAATGNSVLYTGAKPVFVDINPQTYNIDPQKIEEAITSKTKAILPVHLYGQPADMGPISQIASENNLLVIEDAAQAHGAIYNGEMIGALGDMACFSFYPTKNMTTSEGGIVTTNNKEMADKIRILRAHGEKERYQHSVLGYNFRMTDISAAIGLAQLKKLDKFNQKRIENAAYLSEHINEIEGIKAPYVMDEVKHVFHQFTIRVEKGARDDWIKFINENGVGTGIHYPIPIYKQELYQNLGFNDKCPEAEKAALEVLSIPVHPSLKVEDLEKIVQVLEDASIKFA; translated from the coding sequence ATGATACCCATTGCCAACCCCATTATAGAAGACGAAGAGATCCAAGAAGTAGTAAAAGTCTTAAAATCCGGTTTTATTGCACAGGGACCGAAAGTAGCAGAATTCGAGGAAAAATTTGCTAATTATGTTGGAACTGAATATGCAGTCGCGGTCAGTTCTGGAACAACTGCTCTGCACCTGGCCCTTTTAGCTGCTGGTGTGGGCGAAGGAGACGAAGTAATTACCACACCATTTAGTTTCGCCGCCACGGGCAATTCAGTTCTCTACACAGGAGCAAAACCGGTTTTTGTTGATATAAATCCGCAAACATACAATATAGATCCCCAGAAAATTGAAGAAGCCATAACCTCTAAAACTAAAGCAATTTTACCCGTCCACTTGTATGGACAACCAGCAGATATGGGCCCTATATCCCAGATTGCATCAGAAAACAATTTGCTAGTTATTGAAGATGCTGCTCAGGCACATGGCGCGATTTATAATGGTGAAATGATCGGTGCATTGGGTGATATGGCCTGTTTCAGTTTTTATCCTACAAAAAACATGACCACCAGTGAGGGGGGCATTGTAACCACTAATAATAAGGAAATGGCTGATAAAATCCGTATCTTAAGGGCCCATGGTGAGAAAGAAAGATATCAACATTCTGTTTTAGGTTACAACTTCCGAATGACGGATATTTCTGCAGCAATTGGCCTGGCACAATTAAAAAAACTAGATAAATTTAATCAAAAGAGAATTGAAAATGCAGCTTACTTAAGCGAGCATATAAATGAAATTGAGGGTATTAAAGCTCCTTATGTTATGGATGAAGTTAAACATGTCTTCCATCAATTTACTATACGTGTTGAAAAAGGTGCTCGTGATGATTGGATAAAATTTATAAACGAAAATGGTGTGGGAACTGGAATCCATTATCCTATCCCTATTTACAAGCAGGAACTTTATCAAAACCTTGGATTTAATGATAAATGTCCCGAAGCCGAAAAAGCAGCTTTGGAAGTACTTTCTATACCCGTACATCCTAGTTTAAAAGTCGAAGATTTGGAAAAAATAGTTCAAGTATTAGAAGATGCTAGCATAAAGTTTGCTTAA
- a CDS encoding TIGR00269 family protein → MKYLQKDEFNANIKKRIMNLIKEWDLIQEGELIALALSGGKDSVLTLHMLHELQAELDFEMVAIAVDEGIEGYRSHGMEAAQKNADLLGVKLLTKSFKEEAGFTLDEVYSFFKSACMPCGVFRRNILNKTAYEIGASKIATGHNLDDEIQSFLMSFARADLVKFSKFGPKLDIIHPQLIPRIKPLWNIPEKEVGIWAVLNDIEVHFDECPYSNLSLRAKTKDFLNRAESREPGTKKAILDSFTKTFIQKSSAKKDISKKSLANLSGCQRCGEPSSGVICKACEMKEIIKNNMV, encoded by the coding sequence ATGAAATACCTTCAAAAAGATGAATTCAATGCAAACATCAAAAAAAGGATAATGAACCTAATAAAAGAATGGGATCTTATTCAAGAAGGTGAATTAATTGCTTTGGCTCTTTCTGGAGGAAAAGATAGTGTTTTGACTTTACACATGCTCCATGAGTTACAAGCAGAGTTGGACTTTGAAATGGTGGCCATTGCTGTTGATGAGGGGATTGAAGGTTACCGTAGTCATGGCATGGAAGCTGCTCAAAAGAATGCGGATCTACTGGGTGTTAAACTATTAACTAAATCTTTTAAAGAAGAAGCTGGTTTTACCTTAGATGAGGTTTATTCCTTTTTTAAAAGTGCTTGTATGCCCTGTGGTGTTTTTAGAAGAAATATTTTAAATAAAACTGCTTATGAAATTGGGGCATCAAAAATAGCCACAGGCCATAATCTGGATGATGAAATACAATCATTTTTAATGAGTTTTGCCCGGGCGGATCTGGTGAAGTTTTCCAAGTTCGGACCTAAACTGGATATCATTCATCCCCAACTCATTCCAAGAATTAAACCTTTATGGAATATTCCAGAAAAGGAAGTAGGTATCTGGGCAGTTTTAAATGATATTGAAGTCCATTTTGATGAATGTCCTTATTCTAATCTTTCGCTACGAGCCAAAACCAAGGATTTTTTAAACCGTGCTGAGTCCAGGGAACCGGGAACCAAAAAAGCAATATTGGATTCGTTTACCAAGACTTTTATCCAAAAAAGTTCAGCCAAAAAGGATATTTCAAAAAAAAGTCTGGCCAATTTGAGTGGATGCCAGAGATGTGGTGAACCTTCTTCAGGGGTTATTTGTAAGGCCTGTGAGATGAAAGAAATAATTAAAAATAATATGGTTTGA
- a CDS encoding DUF1922 domain-containing protein — protein sequence MYLIFRCDCGRGMYAKEGVATRKCVCGKTIKVKTRRIIKKVEDYQTASDEVRDLQEEKYGGTFFTTADKVK from the coding sequence ATGTATTTAATTTTCCGTTGCGATTGTGGGCGTGGTATGTACGCCAAAGAAGGTGTGGCCACGAGGAAATGTGTCTGTGGTAAAACCATTAAGGTCAAAACACGACGTATTATAAAAAAAGTAGAAGATTACCAGACAGCTTCGGATGAAGTTAGAGATCTTCAAGAAGAAAAATATGGTGGAACCTTCTTTACCACTGCAGATAAAGTAAAATAA
- a CDS encoding TraB family protein, protein MIRECLKIIGTAHVSEKSVEEVKNAILEDKPQVVAIELDAGRYQRLMREKSGIEEKTDISVSDIIKGDNIGLFLISGLLTYMQKKIGSDLGVKPGSEMLAAIEAAEEVEAKIALIDRDINLTLKRAMSAMSFMEKAKFVFGLLASLFQKDEELGDIESLKEEDTLNEVMEYFKEMSPSAYKVLVDERDAFMIHRIQDIEENHIIAVVGAGHQPGMNRYLDNPEDLPPIGDLLRLEKSRIPLGKIILFSIPVIFVVIFFLAFINGIDIKTGLLEFVLIVGGFAAIGSLLSGSKIQSAIVAFLAAPLTILHPLLAAGWFSGLMELRYRHVGYEDIDNFLNVESLKELWSNNLFRVLLVVTGTDIGCMIGGIITIPQIIIPMLIKISGFLFFYRYTVAIILLIIILIGIIMVIYNRK, encoded by the coding sequence ATGATACGCGAATGCTTAAAAATAATTGGAACAGCCCACGTTTCTGAAAAAAGTGTGGAAGAAGTTAAAAATGCTATACTGGAAGATAAACCTCAAGTCGTAGCAATAGAACTTGACGCAGGGCGATACCAAAGACTAATGCGGGAAAAGTCAGGTATAGAAGAGAAAACTGACATTTCCGTATCTGATATCATCAAAGGAGACAATATTGGCTTATTCCTCATCAGCGGTCTTTTGACTTATATGCAGAAAAAAATTGGTAGTGATTTAGGTGTTAAACCAGGTTCTGAGATGCTGGCCGCTATTGAAGCTGCAGAAGAAGTTGAAGCTAAAATAGCACTTATTGATCGAGATATAAATCTAACTCTCAAAAGGGCCATGAGTGCCATGAGTTTTATGGAAAAAGCCAAATTCGTATTTGGACTTTTAGCTTCTCTTTTTCAAAAAGATGAAGAACTAGGCGACATTGAAAGTCTAAAAGAAGAAGATACATTAAATGAAGTAATGGAATACTTCAAAGAAATGTCCCCTTCAGCATATAAAGTCTTGGTAGATGAAAGAGATGCATTCATGATCCATAGAATTCAGGATATTGAAGAAAACCATATAATTGCAGTGGTAGGCGCAGGACACCAGCCAGGCATGAATAGATATCTAGATAATCCTGAAGATTTGCCACCCATTGGTGATCTTTTAAGGCTTGAAAAGTCTAGAATACCACTGGGAAAAATCATATTGTTCTCCATTCCTGTGATTTTCGTGGTGATATTTTTTCTGGCTTTTATTAATGGTATTGATATAAAAACCGGGCTTTTAGAATTTGTATTGATAGTAGGTGGGTTTGCTGCAATAGGATCCCTATTATCTGGGTCAAAAATACAATCGGCAATTGTTGCATTTTTAGCAGCGCCCCTGACCATACTTCACCCTCTTTTAGCTGCAGGATGGTTTTCTGGACTAATGGAATTAAGATACAGACACGTGGGATATGAAGACATTGACAACTTTTTAAATGTCGAAAGTTTGAAAGAATTATGGTCCAACAATCTATTTAGAGTTCTTTTAGTTGTAACAGGAACGGACATAGGATGTATGATTGGAGGCATCATCACCATCCCTCAAATAATAATCCCCATGTTAATAAAAATTTCAGGGTTCCTATTTTTCTATCGTTATACAGTAGCAATTATATTATTAATTATTATACTAATAGGAATAATAATGGTAATATATAACCGGAAATAA
- the comB gene encoding 2-phosphosulfolactate phosphatase, whose amino-acid sequence MKVSLSLEKSNSNDLSIMVDVLRASTTITMALNHFKQVIPVVDHEEAIKIASEKEAVIAGERRGATLDGFDAGNSPIEIQKLNGETLVLTTSNGTRIMEGMKSQILVGCFTNAQAVASAAKELAHEEIEVVMAGVEGRFAIEDFLGAGEIISNLQNENLDEYAQAAVMAVQDKDLVEYNILRSRSARRLIEIGFKKDVNFCLQRNISDNVAIFREHSLEKY is encoded by the coding sequence ATGAAAGTTAGTTTAAGCTTAGAAAAATCTAATTCCAATGATTTATCCATAATGGTAGATGTTTTAAGAGCAAGTACAACTATTACAATGGCTTTAAATCATTTTAAACAAGTCATTCCAGTTGTTGACCACGAAGAAGCTATTAAAATCGCTTCTGAAAAGGAGGCCGTAATTGCGGGTGAACGTAGAGGTGCGACATTAGATGGATTTGATGCTGGAAATTCACCTATTGAAATTCAAAAACTTAATGGGGAAACTTTAGTACTTACTACCAGTAATGGAACTCGAATAATGGAAGGAATGAAATCCCAAATTTTGGTAGGGTGTTTTACTAATGCCCAAGCTGTTGCCTCCGCAGCTAAAGAATTGGCCCATGAGGAAATAGAAGTTGTTATGGCTGGTGTAGAAGGTCGTTTTGCCATTGAAGATTTTTTAGGTGCTGGAGAAATAATTTCAAATCTTCAAAATGAAAATTTAGATGAATATGCTCAGGCCGCAGTTATGGCTGTTCAAGACAAGGATTTAGTGGAATATAATATTTTGAGATCACGTTCGGCACGGAGATTGATTGAAATAGGATTTAAAAAAGACGTTAATTTTTGCTTGCAGCGAAATATTTCGGATAATGTAGCCATATTCCGTGAACATTCACTTGAAAAATACTGA